Genomic segment of Paenibacillus polymyxa:
TGTTCCTGTTGCAGCAACTGCTGATACATGGCAGTTCCTTGCTGTGTTTGTTGTACCAATTGCTGCATGATTTGTTCACATTGATGAAGTTGTTGTTGTGGAGCCATATTGTTGTACATGAATCATCAATCTCCTTCGCCGGATAGTTTTGGGTTTCAGACCCTCCTATATTGTGGCGAAGGAAGACGATATATATGCGCTATTTTTGGTTATAGGCTGGCTACCAGAATAGCCGTAAATTCCTCTAGGAATACGCGATCTTCGTGATCAAAGCGGCCTTTTAGTGGGCTGTCAATGTCCAGCACTCCAATCAGTTCCCCATTCTTGACAAGGGGAATAACGATTTCACTATTGGAAGCAGCGTCACAGGCAATATGTCCTGGAAACGCATGTACATCATCTATAACAAGCGTCCGTTGTTCTGCGGCTGCGGTACCGCATACGCCACGTCCTAATGGAATCCGTATACATGCAGGTAAGCCCTGGAAAGGACCAAGTACAAGCTCAGTGCCATCATAAAGATAGAAACCGCTCCAATTAATATCAGGAAGGAAATGACCAAGTAATGCTGAAGCATTTGCCAGATTGGCAATGGTATTGGATTCATCATGAATAAGTGCCCGGAGTTGTCCGAGAACCGATTCGAATTGTTCATGACGTGTGCCTTCGTAAGGAATAGCTTGAAACATGTAGGGTTCACGCTCCTAACATTAAATTTTTACATTAAGTGTTGTATATGTCGTAAAAAATAGGTAATTATCCAATTCGCTTTTACCATTGGTTAATTAATTCAAGATATAACGATTGTATATATTCAGTCAAGTGGAAAATCACTCTGTAACCTTTTCGTACACTCCGTACTCTAACCTCTGTACAGAATCATTTTGGAAAGGGAAAGCTATACGTTTTAGCGGGGCAAACAATATAGAAAGCAATTCAGCGAGGGTTGTCCTCATCTGTTTCCAGGTTATCCTCTATGGGTAAAAACAGTGTAACATGGTGGCCTAGGCCAGGGAGGAGTTACAATTATGCATGCAGATGTTCAGAACTTGTTTATCCGTATACAAATGCTTTCTTATGCACATCAGAACGATCTCACGGTAAGAGATATTCAACCTGTGTTGGAAGAGCGCGGTTACCGTGTAGGAGAACGTGAGGTCAAGCAGGAGCTTGAAAACCTGACGCAGGAAAACTTTCTGACACCGCATGATGATATGTTCAGCATTACCGGCGCAGGGATCGATGAATTACAGGAAATTCAGTCGATGCTGGGCGTACTGTACAAGGATGTTGTGAAAGAACCGACGCGCACCACAGTTTAATCTCTTATAATATAGAAGATGCCCTTCTAATTCCTAATCCTAGGAACAGGAGGGCTATTTATATATATAAGCTTCGTAGCTTTAAATAAGGTTGTGTTTGTTGAAGGTGTATGCTTAAATGTAGCGTATATTTATTGTTATTTTAATGCTGGAAGGATGATTGAACATGTGTGCATATGCATGTAAGGGGCATATACCACTGCTGGAAAGTGCGCGTCTTCGGCTGCGAAGGATGGAAAGCGGGGATGCGGCTACAATGTTCGCTTGCTGGTCTGACCCGGAGGTTCACCGTTATATGAACCTTTCTGGTATGTCAGGACGTGAGGACGCAGAGGATATGATTGAGCTGTTGAATGAGCTGGCGAAGACGGAGGATGCGCTGCGCTGGGGAATAGAGCTGAAGGAGAACGGGAAATTGATTGGAAGCTGTGGTTTTAATTATTGGCAGACGGAGGGAGCTTGTAAAGCCGAGATTGGTTATGAAATAGCCAAGCCTTATTGGCGACAGGGTTACATGACCGAGGCGCTACGCTTGGTGCTGTCATTCGGGTATAACACGATTCGGTTGAATCGGATCGAAGCGCTGGTGGATCCGCGCAATACAGGCTCGCAAGCCCTGTTGTCCTCGATGGGCTGGACACAGGAAGGACTGTTGCGGCAGGTACAGCATACATCCACAGGTTTTAAGGATATGCTGATGTATTCTTTACTGCATGAAGAATGGCTCAGACTGGAGGCACAACGAAATGCTGTTTCAGTATAACGGCGGTTCGTCGCCGCTGCACAGGTTAGGGCCGTTAAGTAAGCTAATATGGGTGGGATGCTTTAGCCTCCTGTCGATGGCTTGGGATTCGACGCTGCGGGAAGCAGCACTCTTGGCTGTACTGATTGCTGTGGCTGGCTTGGGCGCACGTTTGCCATTAGCACGCCAACTTCGGGCTATGTCGTTCCTGATTGGTTTAGGTATTCCGTATTTTATATTGTCTATCCTAGCGATTCGAGAAGGACATACCGTGGCTGCATGGGGACCCATTGTCATTACAGCAGAGGGGCTGGACATCGCAGGGGCGTTAACGTTGCGGATTTTTGTGTTGTTTTTGGCATCTTATATCTATCTCTCGACGACCGATCCCCGAGATTTTGTGCAGGCATTGAATCTGCGCTTGCGTGTTCCTTATCGGTTTGCGTTCGGTATTTCGGTGGCACTGACGTTTCTCCCCTTATTGGAAGAAGAAGGGAGAACAATTATGGCAGCACGGCGTGTTCGTGGACAGGAACCACCACGAGGGTGGAGCAATCGGTTATCATGGTGGAGCGGGTATGCGGCTGCCGTGTTGGTGAATGCTGTAAGACGGGTTCAGCAGACGGCGCTGGCTATGGAGGGCAAAGGTTTCGGTGCTTATGCAGAACGGACATATCTTCGTACACTGAACAATGGGCGTTTAGGCAACTTATGTGCGGTGACTGCTGTATTAACTACGGCTGTTTTATGGTGGAGCTTATAAAGTGAAGCCTCTTATTTTTGGCCTTATTGTCAACCTGTTAAATATAATTAGGTTGACAATAAGGCCGCAGATGAATACATTTATACAGTAACAGCTTGTACAAGGATCAGAGCTGTAATCTTATAGATTAGATAGGGAGAGGAGTCAAGAAATACATATGAAGGAATCTCGTATGTTTGCAAAGTTTACAACGCTGGATATCGTACTCATGGCGATGCTGGCCACGTTGAACGGTGTCATGACCGTGTATTTGTCGCTCATTAACAAAACATTAAACAGTCTGGGAGGGCCTATCGCTACTTCCTCTATTGTCGGGCTGTACATGATATACGGTTTGTTGGCTTATTATATTATTCGTAAGCCGGGTACGGCGGTTATTGCTTATGCATTTGGCGCGGTGGTGCAATCCTTTATGGGCTCTGCCTATGGAATTGCTTCTATTATCGCGGCGGCTGTCTGCTATATGATTGCGGCTGAGTTGGTATTTGCCTTGTTGCGGTATCGACGCTGGAACGCAGTTTCGCTGATGCTAGTGGGTGGGGCTATGGTTCCGCTGTGGTTTATTGTCGCAGCCAATATGTTTGGCTATATGCATTGGGGCTGGAAGGTGCTGACGATTGCACTGGTCGTTCGTATCCTGAGCGGCATTGTCCTATGCGGTCTGCTGACGAAAGTGTTGGGTGATGCTTTAAATCGTACGGGACTGTTAAAACGTTTTGAACTGGGACGCGCTTCACATGTATAGCCGTGGCTATACATGTGGTTATATCTTCAACAATGGGGATCGAGGATATTTCAGTTATGAATGAACATAGCGATTATAACTCTAGCAGTAAAATAGCCGTATCCTTGAAGAATTTTGGCTATCGGTATGATGACCAGGTGGAGCCAGCTTTACATGGTCTGACACTGGACATTGCGGTGGGCGAGCATGTAGCCATTGTCGGAGCCAGTGGAAGTGGAAAGTCTACGCTATGTCAGCTACTTCATGGCGGGTTGTCCCGTTCCGGTGAAGGCGAACGGACGGGGGAGCTGACCGTGTATGGGATGGACCCCGATACCGCCGATTTGGCTACTGTCGCCACCACTGTCGGCGTCGTGCTTCAGGACCCGGATGCCCAGCTGGTGCAGGGAATCGTCGAAGACGAGATTGCTTTTGGGCCGGAGAACCTGCGCGTGCCTCCGGCAGAAATAGCGCAGCGCATTGCTGCTGCGCTGGAGGCCGTCGGCCTAGCTCCCGAGCGCGTCTCCTTCGTGCGGCGCCTCTCGGGAGGCCAGCGCCAACGCACCGCGATTGCAGCGGTACTGGCGTTGGAAGCGCCGCTGGTCGTGTTCGACGACGCAGCTGCGCAGTTGGACCCGCCGGCTGTACGCGACTTCGCCCTGCTATGTCGGCGGCTCCATGCCGAAGGCCGGACGGTAGTTACCGCGTCCGGCCGCATAGACGATGGCGCGCGGGCAGCACAGCGCGTCATCGTCTTGAAGGGCGGGACCGTGCAGCTGCAGGGTCCGCCCGAAACGCTGCTGCGCGAACATGGTGCGCAGCTGGCCGCCTTGGGGCTGCTCCCCTCTTCCGCAGGGAGGGGAGACATGCGGCGTGAGCCGGGGGTGAATCCCGGCTCAGCAGCGGACCGCGCTGGGCAGCCGTTGTTGGAGGTGAAGGGATTGACCTTCACCTATCCTGGCAGCCAGCGGGCAGCGCTAAAGGGTGTGAGCCTAGCTCTTGCGCCCGGTGAACGAGCCGTGCTGCTGGGTGAGAACGGCTCGGGTAAAACCACGCTCGGCAAGCTGCTCATGGGTCTACTCCCAGCACCGAAGGGGTGCATGCGGTGGGAGGGGCAGGATATGGCGAAGCTGCCAATTCACCAGCTGGCTGCCGGAATCGGCTATGTGTTCCAGCAGCCAGAGCATCAGTTTGCAGCTGCAACGGTGTGGGAGGAGTGCTTGTACAGCGTGCGCGCCAAGCTTGGTTTACGGACCGGGGAGCCGGTTCCCGCCGCATATGTGGAACGGGCGCAGCGCTTACTGGCTTCCGCCAGGCTGGAGCACAGACTGGATGCCTCCCCGTACCTGCTAAGTGGAGGCGAAAAAAGGCTCTTGAGCGTTGCGGCACAGTTCATCTTGCCCAAAAAGCTATACATTTTGGATGAGCCTACCGCAGGAACGGATTACGAAGGAGCGAATATTCTGCTCCGTATGTGCACAGAGCAGTCTGCCGAAGGTGCGGCTTTTCTGGTCATCACCCACGATATGCAGGTAGCTGAAAGCTTTGCCAGCGATGTTCTGTGCATGGAAGAGGGTCATCTCTATAAAATGGAAAATAGTGAGATTTATCATACGATTATAGTTGACAAAAATTAACGATATGTAGACAATAATATATATACATCGTACAAAACAGGCGGCCTATATAGGCCGCCTGTTTACGATTATGCGGTGCGGGTAATAATCCATTCTGGAAAGGCAAACCGCACAGATACAACACAGTTTTTATAAGGGAAGGATTTGTGATTTGCTTGGGAAACGATAAACCCATGAAGCGCGGACTCGTGCTGACAGGTGTTCTATTGGCCACTTTTCTGGCCGCAATTGAAGGAACGGTTATCGGTCCAGCGGGACCGACGATTGTTAGCGAGCTGGGCAGCGTGAATTTGCTCAGTTGGATTTTTACGGCATATTTGCTGACGATGGCTGTGACCACACCCATTTTCGGCAAGCTTAGCGATTTGTTTGGCCGAAAACCCATTTTTTTAATCGGCTGTTCGTTGTTTGTACTTGGCTCGTTGCTTTGTATGATGGCAGGTAGTATGGAGCAGCTTATTATCTACCGGGCTATACAAGGGATTGGTGCGGGTGGTGTCATTCCCGTTACCTTTACCATCATCGGTGATATATACAAAATGGAGGAACGCGGCAAAGTCCAAGGCATGATCAGCTCCGTATGGGGAATTTCTTCCCTGATCGGGCCTCTCTTGGGCGGTTATGTGGTTACCTATTTTGGCTGGGAGTGGATTTTCGGCTTTAACGTCCCCTTTGGATTGCTGGCTATGTTCTTCATCGCCCGTTACTTGCGTGAACAGGTAAGCAAGCGTACCGCACGTATTGACGTGCCGGGAGCGGTTACCTTTACCATCGGGATGACGGCCCTCTTGCTCGTATTGGCACTGGGTGGGCAGTATATCGGCTGGGCTTCTCCTGAATTGCTGGCCTTGGCTGCCGTAGCCATTTTGTTCCTGATTCTGTTTTTGGTTATTGAAAAACGCGCTCAGGAACCGATGGTGCCACTAAAGCTATTTCGGATACGGGATATTGCTTTTTCCTGTGCCGCAGCACTGTTAGTCAGCACTCTATTGATCGGACTGACTAGCTATCTTCCACTATGGATTCAAGGTGTACACGGTGGAGATGCCGCTTCATCTGGTCTCGCCTTGGCTCCAATGTCCGTAGGCTGGCTTTTTGGCTCCATGATCGGAGGACGCATTTTGCTGACCCTGGGCTCGCGTCGAACCTCTTTGATCGGGCTGACTCTGATTGTATTGGGGGCTTTCGTCATGACCTTGATGGGCCAAACGGCTCCGATCTGGCTGCTGTTCCTGTCTACATTGTTGTATGGACTGGGATTCGGCTTCTCGATAACTGTGTTTACGATTATTGCCCAGTCCTCGGTCGGGTTCCAGTTGCGTGGCGCGTCTACAGCTTTGAATACATTCCTGCGCACGTTGGGGCAAACGATTGGGGTTGCAGCCTTCGGTTCATGGCTGAACTATCGCATCGTTGCCCAGACAGCCGATGGACAGCTAACTCAGCAAGGGGTTACGCAGGAGGATATTAATGGTCTGCTGGCCCCGCATGCTTCACAGAGTCTAAGTGACAAGGTTGCCGGATTACTTCGTTCTGTACTGGAAAACAGTCTGCATTCCCTGTTCGTTATCATGGTCGTTATTGCAGTTATTAGCTGGTTTGTCGTCCTCGGACTGCGGAACCGTCCGCCGGGTACGGAAGAAGAGGCAGATCAGCGCGTAAAGACACCACAAAGAGAACACGCATAAAAAATAATATAAATCTTTCATGATAAAGAGACAGTCCGGTACACCAAATAAGGGTCCGGGCTGTCTCTTTATGCAATGGTCTCTCCTCCTACTGATCAGCAAAATAGCCACCTCGTATAGGACCGATAAATTCCCCGGTATACAAAAAGGAGATAAAAACCCCCTAGAGTTGCTATATATTCATAGGTATAGGTTACAAAATGGTAAAAAAGTCTTAAGGAATTGTAACAAAAAATATGTTTCTGAATTGAGCTGTAGGGTACTAAGGAACCATTTTTTTGAACCCGCTTACAAATGAGGCTTTGTATGATTATTTTAGAACGATTTTGCATGTAAATGAAGCAACCAACCTAGCAAAATGGGACACGGAAAAAAATCAAGTAGCAAATATTTCTGAATGTAATAGGAATGAAAAAAAGAGGGATTTTCAGAAAATTACTAGGAAAATATGAGGATGAAATTCATAGAGGAACCTGTTTTCTTACCTCACATAATAGGGCTTTTCAGTCTATATCAATCGTTTGACATACCATATAAAATGGCCCTACCAACCAAAAAGTTGGGTTTCAAATCTAGAAGCATAATTAGATTAAGGGAGATGGAGTACTTGAAGTTTAACAAATGGTTCAGTAAAGCAGCCACTGCAACAGTAGCAACTACCTTGCTGTTAGGAGGCGGCGTTCAGGCTTTTGCCGAGGAAAATGATGCATCTGATCTCAAAACAGACAATGCATTTACGCAAATTACGCGTAATGACATGCTGAATATTTTCAAACAGCAAGGCAAAGAGAAATATGAGGTTCCGTCCTTCGATGCGTCTACAATTAAGAATATTCCTTCTGCTATGGGTCGCGACAGCTCAGGCAAGCTGATTGATTTCGATGTCTGGGACTCTTGGCCGTTACAAAATGCCGATGGCACAGTAGCCAATTACAAGGGGTACAATATCGTTTTTGGACTGGCAGGCGATCCTAAAAGAGGCGAGGATACATTCATATACCTGTTCTATCAAAAAGCGGGCAATACTTCACTGAGCGGCTGGAAAAACGCTGGCAGAGTATTTAAAGACAATGATAAACTGCTTGCCAACGATCCGATTCTAAAAAATCAGTCAGAAGAATGGTCAGGTTCAGCTACCTTAACCTCTGATGGACAAGTACGTTTATTCTATACCAGCAGACAGCCGTATGATCCGAATAACAAATTATACGGCAAGCAAACCTTGAGCACGGCTCAAATTAATGTCTCTCAGCCTGATGATAAGACACTGAAAGTAGATGGAGTCGAGGATTTGAAATCGATCTATGACGGTGGAGATGGGAAAATCTATCAAAATGTACAGCAAAGCGTTGGCGTGGATATGGATAATCATACCTTTAGAGACCCTCACTATGTCGAGGATCAAGGCCACAAATATATTATATTTGAAGCCAACACAGGGACAGAAACAGGCTATCAGGGCGAAGATTCGATTCAAAACCCAGCTTATTATGGCGGCAATAAGAAATTCTTCACGGAAGAGCAACAAAACCTGCTGCAAAGTCC
This window contains:
- a CDS encoding glycoside hydrolase family 68 protein — its product is MKFNKWFSKAATATVATTLLLGGGVQAFAEENDASDLKTDNAFTQITRNDMLNIFKQQGKEKYEVPSFDASTIKNIPSAMGRDSSGKLIDFDVWDSWPLQNADGTVANYKGYNIVFGLAGDPKRGEDTFIYLFYQKAGNTSLSGWKNAGRVFKDNDKLLANDPILKNQSEEWSGSATLTSDGQVRLFYTSRQPYDPNNKLYGKQTLSTAQINVSQPDDKTLKVDGVEDLKSIYDGGDGKIYQNVQQSVGVDMDNHTFRDPHYVEDQGHKYIIFEANTGTETGYQGEDSIQNPAYYGGNKKFFTEEQQNLLQSPKKKGAELANGALGIVELNDDYTLKNVMPPLIASNLVTDEIERANVFKMNGLWYLFTSTRGSKVTVDAIGDDDIYMLGYVSTSLTGPYKPLNGTGLVLHQDLDRDDITWTYAHFAIPQGKGNNVVVSSYMTNRGLFPDHKSTFAPSFLLNIKGSKTSVVKNGILEQGQITIDPEKDKKEPQNEYGKK
- a CDS encoding ABC transporter ATP-binding protein, giving the protein MNEHSDYNSSSKIAVSLKNFGYRYDDQVEPALHGLTLDIAVGEHVAIVGASGSGKSTLCQLLHGGLSRSGEGERTGELTVYGMDPDTADLATVATTVGVVLQDPDAQLVQGIVEDEIAFGPENLRVPPAEIAQRIAAALEAVGLAPERVSFVRRLSGGQRQRTAIAAVLALEAPLVVFDDAAAQLDPPAVRDFALLCRRLHAEGRTVVTASGRIDDGARAAQRVIVLKGGTVQLQGPPETLLREHGAQLAALGLLPSSAGRGDMRREPGVNPGSAADRAGQPLLEVKGLTFTYPGSQRAALKGVSLALAPGERAVLLGENGSGKTTLGKLLMGLLPAPKGCMRWEGQDMAKLPIHQLAAGIGYVFQQPEHQFAAATVWEECLYSVRAKLGLRTGEPVPAAYVERAQRLLASARLEHRLDASPYLLSGGEKRLLSVAAQFILPKKLYILDEPTAGTDYEGANILLRMCTEQSAEGAAFLVITHDMQVAESFASDVLCMEEGHLYKMENSEIYHTIIVDKN
- a CDS encoding MDR family MFS transporter; translated protein: MKRGLVLTGVLLATFLAAIEGTVIGPAGPTIVSELGSVNLLSWIFTAYLLTMAVTTPIFGKLSDLFGRKPIFLIGCSLFVLGSLLCMMAGSMEQLIIYRAIQGIGAGGVIPVTFTIIGDIYKMEERGKVQGMISSVWGISSLIGPLLGGYVVTYFGWEWIFGFNVPFGLLAMFFIARYLREQVSKRTARIDVPGAVTFTIGMTALLLVLALGGQYIGWASPELLALAAVAILFLILFLVIEKRAQEPMVPLKLFRIRDIAFSCAAALLVSTLLIGLTSYLPLWIQGVHGGDAASSGLALAPMSVGWLFGSMIGGRILLTLGSRRTSLIGLTLIVLGAFVMTLMGQTAPIWLLFLSTLLYGLGFGFSITVFTIIAQSSVGFQLRGASTALNTFLRTLGQTIGVAAFGSWLNYRIVAQTADGQLTQQGVTQEDINGLLAPHASQSLSDKVAGLLRSVLENSLHSLFVIMVVIAVISWFVVLGLRNRPPGTEEEADQRVKTPQREHA
- a CDS encoding GAF domain-containing protein, producing the protein MFQAIPYEGTRHEQFESVLGQLRALIHDESNTIANLANASALLGHFLPDINWSGFYLYDGTELVLGPFQGLPACIRIPLGRGVCGTAAAEQRTLVIDDVHAFPGHIACDAASNSEIVIPLVKNGELIGVLDIDSPLKGRFDHEDRVFLEEFTAILVASL
- a CDS encoding ECF transporter S component; this encodes MKESRMFAKFTTLDIVLMAMLATLNGVMTVYLSLINKTLNSLGGPIATSSIVGLYMIYGLLAYYIIRKPGTAVIAYAFGAVVQSFMGSAYGIASIIAAAVCYMIAAELVFALLRYRRWNAVSLMLVGGAMVPLWFIVAANMFGYMHWGWKVLTIALVVRILSGIVLCGLLTKVLGDALNRTGLLKRFELGRASHV
- a CDS encoding energy-coupling factor transporter transmembrane component T family protein; amino-acid sequence: MLFQYNGGSSPLHRLGPLSKLIWVGCFSLLSMAWDSTLREAALLAVLIAVAGLGARLPLARQLRAMSFLIGLGIPYFILSILAIREGHTVAAWGPIVITAEGLDIAGALTLRIFVLFLASYIYLSTTDPRDFVQALNLRLRVPYRFAFGISVALTFLPLLEEEGRTIMAARRVRGQEPPRGWSNRLSWWSGYAAAVLVNAVRRVQQTALAMEGKGFGAYAERTYLRTLNNGRLGNLCAVTAVLTTAVLWWSL
- a CDS encoding GNAT family N-acetyltransferase codes for the protein MCAYACKGHIPLLESARLRLRRMESGDAATMFACWSDPEVHRYMNLSGMSGREDAEDMIELLNELAKTEDALRWGIELKENGKLIGSCGFNYWQTEGACKAEIGYEIAKPYWRQGYMTEALRLVLSFGYNTIRLNRIEALVDPRNTGSQALLSSMGWTQEGLLRQVQHTSTGFKDMLMYSLLHEEWLRLEAQRNAVSV